The genomic stretch GTGAACTCCTCGCGACGTTCCTTGGCCTCCAACGACCAGCTGCCGTTCAGTTCGAGATAGCAGCCGGTGCCGACCGTACCGGAGCCGATGACGTCGCCGGGGAAAATGTCGGCGCCATAAGCGCAGCGTTCGATGATCTCGGCGAAGGTCCAGTTCATATCCTTCATGTTGCCATCGGAGATATGGTTGTCGTTGTGGCAGGCGGTCATGCGGAGATCGTACTTATCGCCGAATTCGGTCTTGATGCGACGATCGGCGAGTTCGTCAACCGTGACGAGCCACGGCCCAATCGCCGTGGCGAAATCCTTGCCCTTGGCCGGCCCGAGATTGAGTTTCATCTCTTCCATCTGAAGGACGCGAGCCGAAAAGTCGTTCATAATCGTGTAGCCGGCGATATAGGCGTCGGCGTCCTTGGATTGCACATTGCGACCCTTGCGCCCGATAACGGCGGCCACTTCGAGTTCGAAGTCGAGTTTATGCAAATGGTCGGCCTCAACCAGAAGATCGCCCGCGCCAATGATGGCGTTGTGATTCGTAAAATAAAAGATCGGGAACTGGTCGAATTCGGGAATCATCGCCACGCCGCGATTGCGCCGCGCGGTGGCGACATGCTGACGGAACGCATATGCGTCGCGGCAGCTTGCCGGATGAGGCACCGGCGGGAGCATGGTGAGGTTCTTGGAATCGAGCGCCTTGATCTTGTCGGCGGCGGCGGCTTCCTGCACCTTGCGCGCGAGATCCATCGCCTTATCACCCTGCCACAGAAACCCATTCATGGTCGGCGGCAGCGAAAGCCCGAGCGCCTTGGCCCCGTCGTGTAAATCGTAGACGTTTTCGTTGTGATACAATCCGAGTCGTTCATTATCGTCGGCGGTTCGAAATGATACAAGCTTCATAGAGACATTTCCTTTTTCGAAATGGCCGGAATCGTGCGGCCGTTTTCGGCGTTCAGCTCGCGCCAGACCTGTTCGATAATGTCGAGAGCGATAGTCGTTTCTTCCTCGGTGCCGGAGTTGATCCGGATGCCGTTGGGCACGCCATAGGACGCAACATGGCGGAGAATCAGACCCTGATCGAGACAACGAAGATAGAAATCGGCGGCAAATTGTTGCGACGGCATGAGTGCGAGAATGAAATTGGCCGCCGTCCTTACCTGTTCTATGCCGAGTGCCTCGAAACGCGCCTTCATGCGGGCCAGCGAGGCGGTGTTAGTCCTGACCGTACGTTCGAGGAATTCATCGTCATCGAGCGCGGCCGTGGCGGCCACCTGCGCCAGATGATGCGGTTCGAACGTGTAACGCACTTTGAAAATGGCTTCGATAACGTGATCGGGGCCGACCGCGAATCCGACCCGCAGTCCGCCGAGACCGTAGGCCTTCGACAGCGTGCGGGTGACGACCATATTGTCATACCAGTACGACACGCCCTGGGGGTAGTCGGGAAAAATGCCGGCGTAGGTGTAATAGGCTTCATCGAGAATAACAAGAACATCGGACGGCACCCGCTCCATAAAGCTCTCGAACTCCTTCTTCCCGATCATCGTGCCGGTCGGATTGTTCGGATTTGCGATAAAGATGATGCGGGTCTTGGGCGTGATCGCCTTGATGATGCCGTCAAGATCAAACCCGTAGTCTTTCAGCGGCACGGTGCGTAAAATACGCCCCTGCTTTTTGGTGCTGACATAAATCCCGATAAAGGTCCCCTCGCAGGTGAGGAGCTCGTCGCCCGGTTCGGAAAAGGCGCCGATAGCATAGCCGAGCAGGGCATCGGTACCGTGGCCGCACACGATATGCTGCGGTTGGATGTTATACTTGCGGCTGATCGCCTGCACCAGTTCCCACGCCGCCGGATCGGGGTAGCGATGGATGTCGGTTACGGCGGCGCGGATCGCCTCCATCGCTTTGGGCGACGGGCCGAGCGGGTTTTCGTTGGAAGCCAGCTTGATGATG from Bacteroidota bacterium encodes the following:
- a CDS encoding fumarylacetoacetate hydrolase family protein, which encodes MKLVSFRTADDNERLGLYHNENVYDLHDGAKALGLSLPPTMNGFLWQGDKAMDLARKVQEAAAADKIKALDSKNLTMLPPVPHPASCRDAYAFRQHVATARRNRGVAMIPEFDQFPIFYFTNHNAIIGAGDLLVEADHLHKLDFELEVAAVIGRKGRNVQSKDADAYIAGYTIMNDFSARVLQMEEMKLNLGPAKGKDFATAIGPWLVTVDELADRRIKTEFGDKYDLRMTACHNDNHISDGNMKDMNWTFAEIIERCAYGADIFPGDVIGSGTVGTGCYLELNGSWSLEAKERREEFTPVWLEDGDTIELGIEGLGSLRNRIVRNKQDYSILAKKKLVEEPVS
- a CDS encoding histidinol-phosphate transaminase encodes the protein MIYIPEYVKALQPYKAGKPICELQREKGLSRIIKLASNENPLGPSPKAMEAIRAAVTDIHRYPDPAAWELVQAISRKYNIQPQHIVCGHGTDALLGYAIGAFSEPGDELLTCEGTFIGIYVSTKKQGRILRTVPLKDYGFDLDGIIKAITPKTRIIFIANPNNPTGTMIGKKEFESFMERVPSDVLVILDEAYYTYAGIFPDYPQGVSYWYDNMVVTRTLSKAYGLGGLRVGFAVGPDHVIEAIFKVRYTFEPHHLAQVAATAALDDDEFLERTVRTNTASLARMKARFEALGIEQVRTAANFILALMPSQQFAADFYLRCLDQGLILRHVASYGVPNGIRINSGTEEETTIALDIIEQVWRELNAENGRTIPAISKKEMSL